In a genomic window of Streptomyces sp. NBC_01231:
- a CDS encoding DUF3566 domain-containing protein, whose product MSGATGAGSSGTSTGPSTGSETDGGGRGSAANSTESRTGDARAADTRTADARATDPHTTNLQAIKSPSTESRSPDTHGSQGGTVTDTRGQQAQRHTAAASQAPAAPGAQAQPTPPAAASPLPGERQPQQPAEPYHPPQAYPTQAQAAGVRRPRTGARTTPRTRKARLRVAKADPWSVMKVSFLLSIALGICTIVAAAVLWMVMDAMGVFSTVGGTISEATGSNESNGFDLQSFLSLPNVLLFAAIIAVIDVVLATALATLGAFIYNLSAGFVGGVELTLAEDE is encoded by the coding sequence GTGAGCGGAGCCACGGGCGCCGGGTCCTCCGGAACCTCGACCGGTCCTTCCACCGGTTCGGAGACGGACGGCGGCGGCCGTGGCTCCGCCGCGAACTCGACAGAATCGCGCACGGGGGATGCGCGCGCGGCGGACACCCGCACAGCGGACGCACGCGCGACCGACCCGCATACGACCAACCTGCAGGCGATCAAGTCTCCCTCGACCGAGTCGCGCTCGCCCGACACGCATGGATCCCAGGGGGGAACTGTGACGGACACCCGAGGTCAGCAGGCCCAGCGGCACACCGCCGCCGCGAGCCAGGCCCCGGCCGCTCCGGGCGCCCAGGCTCAGCCCACGCCACCCGCCGCGGCCTCTCCGCTGCCGGGGGAACGGCAGCCGCAGCAGCCCGCCGAGCCCTACCACCCACCGCAGGCCTACCCGACGCAGGCGCAGGCCGCCGGGGTACGACGCCCGCGCACCGGCGCGCGCACCACGCCCCGTACCCGCAAGGCACGTCTGCGCGTGGCCAAGGCCGACCCGTGGTCCGTGATGAAGGTCAGCTTCCTGCTCTCCATCGCGCTGGGCATCTGCACGATCGTGGCCGCCGCGGTGCTGTGGATGGTCATGGACGCCATGGGCGTGTTCTCGACGGTGGGCGGCACGATCTCGGAGGCCACAGGCTCGAACGAGTCGAACGGCTTCGACCTGCAGTCCTTCCTGTCGCTGCCCAACGTCCTGCTGTTCGCGGCGATCATCGCGGTCATCGACGTCGTCCTCGCGACGGCCCTCGCGACGCTCGGCGCGTTCATCTACAACCTCTCCGCCGGCTTCGTCGGCGGCGTCGAGCTGACGCTGGCCGAGGACGAGTGA
- a CDS encoding carboxymuconolactone decarboxylase family protein, translating to MSTASGTPVLDTLAAMTVDSLERCGLAPDTLILTRIAALAASDAPPISYVAHIGPALKANLTAAQVQDVLVAVAPIVGTARVMTAAGNIAEALGIAIAVTDAEIEAETQG from the coding sequence ATGTCCACAGCTTCCGGCACCCCTGTCCTTGACACCCTCGCCGCCATGACCGTCGACTCTCTTGAGCGGTGCGGTCTGGCCCCGGACACACTCATCCTCACTCGCATCGCCGCGCTGGCGGCTTCGGACGCGCCGCCGATCTCCTACGTCGCCCACATCGGTCCCGCCCTCAAGGCCAACCTGACCGCCGCCCAGGTGCAGGACGTTCTGGTCGCCGTCGCCCCCATCGTGGGCACGGCTCGCGTGATGACGGCGGCGGGCAACATCGCCGAGGCGCTCGGCATCGCCATCGCGGTCACCGACGCCGAGATCGAGGCCGAGACCCAGGGCTGA
- a CDS encoding DUF6344 domain-containing protein, giving the protein MAQNKVMNLWTAFVTVLLALCTALGLITTTAAAAVPQTEPTRNSTTEPATPPAMSPGYSPWSYAKDLPPTMKQRIRAEAHGKTPSCRHRPLTDIDAAIAAADAASAADPAADTTCDSAALPDEHATPLQR; this is encoded by the coding sequence ATGGCCCAGAACAAGGTCATGAACCTGTGGACCGCCTTCGTCACCGTCCTGCTCGCCCTGTGCACGGCGCTCGGACTCATCACGACGACCGCCGCCGCGGCGGTACCGCAGACCGAGCCGACCCGCAACAGCACGACGGAGCCAGCGACGCCGCCGGCGATGTCTCCCGGGTACTCGCCCTGGTCCTACGCCAAGGATCTGCCCCCCACGATGAAGCAGCGCATCCGCGCCGAGGCGCACGGCAAGACTCCCAGTTGCCGCCACCGGCCGCTCACGGACATCGACGCGGCAATCGCAGCTGCCGACGCCGCCTCGGCGGCCGATCCGGCAGCAGATACGACCTGCGACTCCGCCGCCTTGCCGGACGAACACGCCACGCCCCTCCAGCGCTGA
- a CDS encoding DLW-39 family protein, with the protein MKKLLLVALAAIGGLLVYRQIQADRAEQDLWTEATDSVPTGS; encoded by the coding sequence GTGAAGAAGCTTCTCCTGGTCGCACTGGCCGCCATCGGCGGGCTCCTCGTGTACCGCCAGATCCAGGCGGATCGCGCCGAGCAGGATCTGTGGACGGAGGCGACTGACTCCGTGCCCACGGGTTCGTGA
- a CDS encoding protein kinase → MGEVFAGRYELVDPIGRGGVGAVWRAWDHRRRRYVAAKVLQQRDAHALLRFVREQALRIDHPHVLAPASWAADDDKVLFTMDLVAGGSLVHLVGDYGPLPASLVCTLLDQLLAGLAAVHTEGVVHRDIKPANILLEATGTSRPRLRLSDFGIAMRLGEPRLTETNLVVGTPGYIAPEQMLGSDPDFPADLFAVGLVALYLLEGAKPDAKALVEYFAAHGTPSAPKGIPEPLWQVVASMLQPDPQARFRTATGARKALASAAELLPEPGPDDEQIEIFDQLGSLPPGFVPEGPLKRAPGVDTGSTGSRTAHPGAITGNAEGPAPSTGSSPDSGVVSPGPRQGGPLPGPDGAVPRRTPAPAGPTTASGAGAPAQPITMSDTGSFHLPPPQPTTTSSRRTGPPTPQPRPAPPQSHNHVHPQAQAHQDPPDPSANLSPHDPTHLLSSPRPPAPQYPAHSPTTVLHQRVDASTASYTAQAQQVPPAAREAAHTTQPRHRAARRRSGPPAKVAIPLLLLALACYAVGFWALTRI, encoded by the coding sequence ATGGGTGAGGTCTTCGCCGGACGGTACGAACTGGTCGATCCGATCGGACGCGGAGGGGTCGGTGCGGTCTGGCGCGCCTGGGACCACCGCCGACGACGTTATGTGGCCGCCAAGGTTCTCCAACAGCGGGACGCGCACGCCCTGTTGCGCTTCGTCCGTGAACAGGCGCTCAGGATCGACCACCCCCATGTGCTCGCGCCCGCCAGCTGGGCGGCTGACGACGACAAGGTCCTGTTCACCATGGATCTGGTCGCCGGCGGCTCCCTGGTCCACCTCGTCGGTGACTACGGCCCGCTGCCCGCCTCCCTCGTCTGCACCCTGCTCGACCAGCTTCTTGCCGGACTTGCCGCGGTGCACACGGAAGGCGTGGTCCACCGCGACATCAAGCCCGCGAACATCCTGCTCGAAGCCACCGGCACGAGTCGCCCCCGGCTGCGCCTGTCCGACTTCGGCATCGCGATGCGCCTGGGCGAACCCCGCCTGACGGAGACCAACCTCGTGGTGGGGACGCCCGGTTACATCGCACCCGAGCAGATGCTGGGCTCGGACCCGGACTTCCCCGCGGACCTGTTCGCGGTCGGGCTGGTCGCGCTGTATCTCCTGGAGGGCGCCAAGCCGGACGCCAAAGCCCTCGTCGAGTACTTCGCGGCCCATGGCACCCCGAGCGCACCCAAAGGCATTCCTGAGCCGCTCTGGCAGGTCGTCGCCTCGATGCTGCAACCGGATCCGCAGGCCCGCTTTCGCACGGCCACCGGGGCCCGCAAGGCGCTCGCGTCGGCCGCGGAGCTCCTGCCGGAACCAGGCCCCGACGACGAACAGATCGAGATCTTCGATCAACTCGGCTCTCTGCCCCCGGGGTTCGTCCCTGAGGGCCCCCTCAAACGGGCACCGGGCGTGGACACGGGGAGCACAGGCTCGAGGACCGCCCACCCCGGCGCCATCACAGGCAACGCTGAAGGCCCCGCCCCCAGCACCGGTTCGTCGCCCGACTCGGGGGTCGTGTCTCCTGGCCCTCGGCAGGGCGGCCCGCTCCCGGGTCCGGACGGTGCGGTGCCCCGGCGCACGCCCGCTCCCGCCGGGCCCACCACCGCCTCGGGGGCGGGGGCCCCCGCTCAGCCGATCACCATGTCGGACACCGGCAGCTTCCACCTGCCCCCGCCTCAACCCACCACGACCTCCTCCCGAAGGACCGGCCCTCCCACTCCACAGCCGCGTCCCGCGCCCCCTCAGTCCCACAACCACGTCCATCCACAGGCGCAGGCACACCAGGACCCCCCGGATCCGTCCGCCAACCTCTCCCCCCACGACCCCACGCACCTGCTCTCCTCCCCCCGACCGCCTGCTCCCCAATACCCCGCCCACTCCCCAACAACGGTGCTGCACCAGCGCGTTGATGCCTCTACTGCTTCATACACCGCTCAGGCCCAACAGGTTCCACCTGCTGCGCGGGAAGCCGCGCACACCACGCAGCCGCGTCATCGAGCCGCCCGCCGCCGCTCCGGCCCACCGGCCAAGGTGGCGATCCCGCTCCTGCTGCTCGCACTGGCCTGCTACGCCGTAGGTTTCTGGGCCCTCACCCGCATCTGA
- a CDS encoding DNA-binding protein — protein sequence MDAAQQEATARARELQRNWYGEPLGALFRKLIDDLGLNQARLAGVLGLSAPMLSQLMSGQRAKIGNPAVVQRVQLLQDLAGQVADGSVSAAEATDRMEEIKKSQGGSVLNNTTQTTSSSGAPTVKRVVREIQSLLRSVAAAGDIIEAADTLASTHPELAEFLRVYGAGRTSDAVTHYQSHQS from the coding sequence ATGGACGCCGCACAGCAGGAAGCGACCGCGAGAGCGCGGGAACTGCAGCGGAACTGGTACGGGGAGCCGCTGGGGGCGCTCTTCCGTAAGCTCATCGACGATCTTGGCCTCAACCAGGCTCGTCTCGCGGGGGTACTGGGACTGTCAGCGCCGATGCTGTCTCAGCTGATGAGCGGTCAGCGGGCGAAGATCGGCAACCCCGCTGTGGTCCAGCGGGTGCAGCTGCTGCAGGACCTGGCGGGGCAGGTCGCGGACGGCAGCGTCAGCGCGGCCGAGGCGACCGACCGCATGGAAGAGATCAAGAAGTCGCAGGGGGGCTCGGTGCTCAACAACACCACACAGACGACGAGCAGTTCGGGGGCGCCCACCGTCAAGCGGGTCGTCCGCGAGATCCAGTCGCTGCTGCGCTCGGTCGCCGCCGCCGGAGACATCATCGAGGCGGCTGACACCCTCGCCTCGACCCACCCGGAACTGGCAGAGTTCCTCCGGGTGTACGGCGCCGGCCGCACCTCCGACGCCGTCACTCACTACCAGTCCCACCAGAGCTGA
- a CDS encoding DUF5324 family protein: protein MTRIDSVRAATGSAKDSVLHAAEVVAPYADTAKDRTAHYAHEARVRLAPKVTQAAEQARVQYGAHLAPRLDQARSQALAHVPPKVDQAAHEAAARTRKAAKQAADYSRPRIGQAVAAAGPVRDEAAARSTAALAALRGQVSPKQIQKLVRKQERRAQAGRLAKALAVAGLVAGGAFAAWKWWDKQANPDWLVEPPAATDVPEANRLTSVDGSGQSVLDPEVQAKQAEEEAARRDEGQ, encoded by the coding sequence GTGACCCGCATCGACAGCGTGCGCGCCGCGACCGGCTCGGCGAAGGACAGCGTGCTGCACGCCGCGGAAGTGGTGGCGCCCTACGCCGACACGGCCAAGGACAGGACCGCGCACTACGCACACGAGGCACGCGTACGGCTCGCGCCGAAGGTGACGCAGGCCGCCGAACAGGCACGCGTCCAATACGGCGCCCATCTCGCGCCGCGTCTGGACCAGGCCCGCTCGCAGGCTCTCGCCCATGTCCCGCCGAAGGTCGACCAGGCCGCCCACGAGGCTGCCGCACGTACCCGCAAGGCCGCCAAGCAGGCCGCCGACTACTCCCGGCCGAGGATCGGGCAGGCGGTGGCCGCGGCCGGGCCCGTTCGGGACGAGGCGGCCGCGCGCAGCACCGCGGCGCTGGCCGCCCTGCGCGGTCAGGTCTCGCCCAAGCAGATTCAGAAGCTGGTTCGCAAGCAGGAGCGGCGTGCGCAGGCAGGTCGGCTCGCCAAGGCGCTGGCTGTTGCGGGTCTCGTCGCGGGCGGCGCCTTCGCCGCCTGGAAGTGGTGGGACAAGCAGGCCAACCCCGACTGGTTGGTCGAGCCACCCGCCGCGACGGATGTCCCCGAAGCGAACCGCCTGACCTCGGTGGACGGTAGCGGGCAGTCCGTGCTCGACCCCGAGGTGCAGGCCAAGCAGGCCGAGGAGGAGGCCGCACGCCGCGACGAAGGGCAGTGA
- a CDS encoding peptidylprolyl isomerase, translated as MAEQLYATLKTNHGDIEVRLLPNHAPKTVRNFVELAQGEREWTHPATGEKSTKKLYDGTIFHRVISGFMIQGGDPLGTGIGGPGYEFEDEFHPDLSFNKPYLLAMANAGPGTNGSQFFITVSPTAWLNRKHTIFGEITDPAGQKVVDAIAAVATTRPNDRPVQDVVIESVVVETREG; from the coding sequence GTGGCCGAGCAGCTCTACGCCACCCTGAAGACGAACCACGGCGACATCGAGGTCCGGCTTCTGCCGAACCACGCCCCGAAGACGGTCCGGAACTTCGTCGAGCTCGCCCAGGGCGAGCGCGAGTGGACTCACCCGGCCACCGGAGAGAAGTCCACCAAGAAGCTCTACGACGGCACGATCTTCCACCGCGTCATCAGCGGCTTCATGATCCAGGGCGGCGACCCGCTGGGTACCGGCATCGGCGGCCCGGGTTACGAGTTCGAGGACGAGTTCCACCCGGACCTCTCCTTCAACAAGCCCTACCTGCTGGCCATGGCCAACGCCGGCCCGGGCACCAACGGCTCGCAGTTCTTCATCACCGTCTCCCCGACGGCCTGGCTGAACCGCAAGCACACCATCTTCGGCGAGATCACCGACCCGGCCGGCCAGAAGGTCGTGGACGCCATCGCCGCCGTTGCGACGACGCGTCCGAACGACCGCCCGGTCCAGGACGTCGTCATCGAGTCGGTCGTCGTCGAGACCCGCGAGGGCTGA
- a CDS encoding rhomboid family intramembrane serine protease, whose protein sequence is MDQAASSSQGAQSVPGCYRHPNRETGIRCTRCERPICPECMVSASVGFQCPDCVRNGSGTGQPSTANQPRTLAGGTIAADPRLFTKILVGINLAVFIAVQVSPSLLNDLVLVGAWPPAPFAPTMGVADGEWYRLVTSMFTHQEYWHIGFNMLSLWWLGGPLEAALGRARYLAVYFISGLAGSALAYLLASPSTATLGASGAIFGLFGATAVLVRRRNYDMRPIIALLVINLIFTFNPGFNISWQAHIGGLVAGVITGYAMINTPRERRALVQYGTCALVLAVIVIMTVLRSAQLT, encoded by the coding sequence ATGGACCAGGCGGCAAGCAGTTCGCAGGGCGCGCAGAGCGTGCCCGGCTGCTACCGGCACCCGAACCGTGAGACCGGTATCCGATGCACTCGCTGCGAGCGTCCGATCTGCCCGGAGTGCATGGTCAGCGCCTCCGTCGGCTTCCAGTGTCCCGACTGCGTGCGCAACGGCTCCGGCACAGGGCAACCCTCGACGGCAAACCAGCCCCGCACCCTGGCCGGTGGCACGATCGCCGCCGACCCCCGCCTGTTCACCAAGATCCTGGTCGGCATCAACCTCGCGGTGTTCATCGCCGTCCAGGTCTCCCCGTCGCTGCTGAACGACCTGGTGCTCGTCGGCGCGTGGCCCCCAGCGCCGTTCGCCCCGACCATGGGTGTCGCCGACGGCGAGTGGTACCGACTGGTGACCTCGATGTTCACGCACCAGGAGTACTGGCACATCGGGTTCAACATGCTCAGCCTGTGGTGGCTCGGTGGTCCGCTGGAAGCGGCACTCGGCAGGGCCCGCTATCTCGCGGTCTACTTCATCTCGGGCCTCGCGGGCAGTGCCCTCGCCTATCTGCTCGCGTCCCCCAGCACGGCCACGCTCGGTGCCTCCGGTGCCATCTTCGGCCTCTTCGGCGCCACCGCCGTCCTCGTGCGGCGGCGCAACTACGACATGCGGCCGATCATCGCCCTGCTGGTGATCAACCTGATCTTCACCTTCAACCCTGGCTTCAACATCTCCTGGCAGGCCCACATCGGTGGCCTCGTCGCCGGCGTCATCACGGGCTACGCCATGATCAACACCCCGCGAGAACGCCGTGCTCTGGTCCAGTACGGCACCTGCGCCCTGGTCCTGGCCGTGATCGTGATCATGACCGTGCTGAGGTCCGCCCAGCTCACCTGA
- the crgA gene encoding cell division protein CrgA, giving the protein MPKSRIRKKADYTPPPAKQATAIKLTNRAWVAPVMLAMFLIGLAWIVVFYVTDGSLPVDQLGNWNIVVGFGFIAAGFGVSTQWK; this is encoded by the coding sequence GTGCCGAAGTCACGTATCCGCAAGAAGGCCGACTACACGCCGCCGCCGGCGAAGCAGGCGACCGCCATCAAGCTGACCAACCGGGCCTGGGTGGCGCCGGTGATGCTGGCCATGTTCCTCATCGGCCTGGCCTGGATCGTCGTCTTCTACGTGACCGACGGGTCGCTGCCCGTCGACCAGCTGGGCAACTGGAACATCGTGGTGGGCTTCGGGTTCATCGCCGCGGGATTCGGCGTCTCGACGCAGTGGAAGTAG
- a CDS encoding DUF881 domain-containing protein, protein MSNSADFPGTGSSPARRRGFRPVRVLTAGVFALAGLIFFTSFNTAKGTNIRTDTSLLKLSDLIHERSGKNGQLDESNAALRNDIESLAERDDGSTKAEDDRLSALEKNAGTQKLTGKAISVTLNDAPPDATAKLPGYPEPQPDYLVIHQQDLQAVVNALWQGGAQGIKVMDQRLISTSAVRCVGNTLILQGRVYSPPYKITAVGDPEKLQRALTASAAIQNYMVYVNVYGLGWKVEEDGRVTLPGYSGTVDLQYAKPVE, encoded by the coding sequence TTGAGCAATTCTGCCGACTTCCCCGGGACGGGATCCAGTCCTGCCCGCCGACGAGGTTTCCGGCCGGTGCGAGTGCTCACGGCGGGCGTCTTCGCTCTCGCCGGGCTCATTTTCTTCACCAGTTTCAACACGGCCAAGGGCACCAACATCCGGACGGACACGTCCTTGCTGAAGCTGTCGGACCTCATCCATGAGCGCAGCGGCAAGAACGGCCAGCTCGACGAGTCGAACGCGGCCCTGCGTAACGACATCGAGTCACTCGCCGAGCGGGACGACGGCAGCACCAAGGCCGAGGACGACAGGCTGTCCGCCCTCGAGAAGAACGCGGGCACCCAGAAACTCACGGGCAAGGCGATCTCGGTCACCCTCAACGACGCCCCGCCGGACGCCACCGCCAAGCTCCCCGGCTATCCCGAGCCGCAGCCCGACTATCTGGTCATCCACCAGCAGGACCTCCAGGCAGTGGTCAACGCCTTGTGGCAGGGCGGCGCTCAGGGCATCAAGGTCATGGACCAACGGCTGATCTCCACCAGCGCGGTGCGCTGTGTGGGCAACACCCTGATCCTCCAGGGTCGCGTCTACTCGCCGCCGTACAAGATCACGGCGGTCGGTGACCCGGAGAAGCTGCAGAGGGCGCTCACGGCGTCAGCGGCGATCCAGAACTACATGGTGTACGTCAACGTGTACGGGCTCGGATGGAAAGTCGAGGAGGACGGGCGGGTGACTCTGCCCGGCTACTCGGGCACAGTGGATCTGCAGTACGCGAAGCCTGTGGAGTAG
- a CDS encoding class E sortase, with translation MRVIVRTFSELCITLGALIVLFVGYVLFWTGVKADHVMDDQIDELQEQWARGSVRPTSTTPPDTATPDPTTATPGAPDGVGAAEPPAPPTSYKGGKPFAIMYIPRLGFTWNKPVLENTATSTLKKGLGHYANTARLGQKGNFAVAGHRRTYGDPFKDFPELRRGDAVVLTDGSTWFTYRIDKGPYKTVPSDIEVIDPVPRKSGYTRSGRYLTLTTCDPEWGHSHRLIVWAHLDSTQPVEAGKPQALRR, from the coding sequence GTGCGGGTGATCGTCAGGACTTTCAGCGAGCTCTGTATCACCCTGGGTGCACTGATCGTGTTGTTCGTCGGCTATGTACTGTTCTGGACCGGCGTGAAGGCCGACCATGTCATGGACGACCAGATCGACGAGCTGCAGGAGCAGTGGGCGCGGGGCAGTGTGCGCCCCACATCGACGACCCCGCCTGACACGGCCACCCCGGACCCCACGACGGCCACCCCCGGAGCGCCCGATGGGGTCGGCGCTGCCGAGCCCCCGGCGCCGCCGACGTCGTACAAGGGCGGGAAGCCCTTCGCGATCATGTACATCCCGCGGCTTGGTTTCACGTGGAACAAGCCGGTCCTGGAGAACACCGCCACCAGCACCCTGAAGAAGGGGCTCGGTCACTACGCGAACACGGCGCGGCTGGGGCAGAAGGGCAACTTCGCGGTCGCCGGCCATCGGCGTACGTACGGCGATCCCTTCAAGGACTTCCCCGAGCTGCGCCGCGGGGACGCGGTGGTGCTGACGGACGGTTCGACCTGGTTCACGTATCGGATCGACAAAGGGCCTTACAAAACCGTGCCCTCGGACATCGAGGTGATCGACCCTGTGCCACGTAAGTCGGGGTATACGCGTTCGGGCCGCTACCTCACACTGACCACGTGTGATCCGGAGTGGGGGCACAGCCATCGGCTGATCGTCTGGGCGCATCTGGACTCCACACAGCCTGTGGAGGCCGGGAAACCTCAGGCTCTACGCCGTTAG
- a CDS encoding aminodeoxychorismate/anthranilate synthase component II — MTARILVVDNYDSFVFNLVQYLYQLGAECEVLRNDEVSTAHAQDGFDGVLLSPGPGTPEEAGVCVEMVRHCATTGVPVFGVCLGMQSMQVAYGGVVDRAPELLHGKTSLVEHEGRGVFAGLPTPFTATRYHSLAAEPATVPAELEITARTHDGIIMGLRHRELAVEGVQFHPESVLTEHGHQMLANWLLECGDQGAVARSVGLAPVVGRATA, encoded by the coding sequence GTGACTGCGCGGATTCTCGTCGTCGACAACTACGACAGCTTCGTCTTCAACCTGGTCCAGTACCTGTACCAGCTCGGCGCCGAATGCGAGGTGCTGCGCAACGACGAGGTGTCAACGGCGCACGCCCAGGACGGCTTCGACGGTGTTCTGCTGTCGCCGGGCCCCGGCACTCCTGAGGAGGCCGGCGTCTGCGTCGAGATGGTGCGGCACTGCGCCACCACCGGCGTCCCCGTCTTCGGCGTCTGCCTCGGCATGCAGTCGATGCAGGTGGCGTACGGCGGTGTGGTGGACCGCGCCCCGGAGCTGTTGCACGGCAAGACCTCTCTGGTCGAGCATGAGGGCCGAGGCGTCTTCGCCGGCCTGCCCACGCCCTTCACGGCGACCCGCTACCACTCCCTCGCCGCCGAGCCCGCGACCGTCCCTGCGGAGCTTGAGATCACCGCTCGCACGCACGACGGCATCATCATGGGCCTGCGCCACCGGGAACTGGCCGTCGAGGGCGTGCAGTTCCACCCCGAGTCGGTGTTGACGGAGCATGGCCACCAGATGCTGGCCAACTGGCTGCTGGAGTGCGGCGACCAGGGTGCGGTGGCGAGGTCGGTGGGGCTCGCCCCGGTGGTGGGCAGGGCCACGGCGTGA
- a CDS encoding class E sortase, giving the protein MTALRPEREDSYGGTPYESYGSVSYEAPVEAAAYEPPVDPAPYEAVADPGPYVPPLDDETVALRIPEPPTRPVGGEFISASGVSSASPATGTAPGGRAARRKAAKRRHGRHGASSPELELELEPEPEPEPASESTSEGSRPLSRVEARKQARARKASPGVVASRAIGEVFITTGVLMLLFVSYQLWWTNVRAHAQADKETSSLQDDWANGKRNPGTFAPGQGFAILHIPKLDVVVPIAEGVSNKKVLDRGMVGHYGEGALKTAMPDAKTGNFALAGHRNTHGEPFRYINRLTAGDPIVVETQDKYYVYKMASILPVTSPSNTSVIDPVPNGSGFTGPGRYITLTTCTPEFTSKYRMIVWGKMVEERPRSKGKPDALVQ; this is encoded by the coding sequence GTGACCGCGCTGCGCCCCGAGCGCGAGGACTCGTACGGCGGCACGCCGTACGAGTCCTACGGCTCGGTGTCGTACGAGGCCCCGGTCGAGGCGGCGGCCTACGAGCCGCCCGTCGACCCGGCGCCTTACGAGGCTGTTGCCGACCCGGGTCCGTATGTGCCGCCGCTCGACGACGAGACGGTGGCTCTGCGGATACCCGAGCCGCCGACGCGTCCGGTCGGCGGCGAGTTCATATCCGCCTCTGGCGTCTCATCCGCATCACCTGCCACCGGAACCGCCCCGGGCGGTCGTGCGGCCCGCAGAAAGGCCGCCAAGCGCCGTCACGGGCGTCATGGCGCCTCATCGCCGGAGCTGGAGCTGGAGCTGGAGCCGGAGCCGGAGCCGGAGCCGGCGTCGGAGTCGACGTCGGAGGGGAGCAGGCCGCTCTCGCGGGTGGAGGCGCGCAAGCAGGCGCGGGCGCGCAAGGCGAGTCCTGGTGTCGTCGCCAGCAGGGCGATCGGCGAGGTGTTCATCACCACCGGTGTGCTGATGCTGCTGTTCGTCAGCTACCAGCTGTGGTGGACGAACGTCCGGGCGCACGCGCAGGCGGACAAGGAGACGAGCAGCCTCCAGGACGACTGGGCGAACGGCAAGCGCAACCCGGGCACCTTCGCACCGGGGCAGGGTTTCGCCATCCTGCACATTCCCAAGCTCGACGTGGTCGTGCCGATCGCCGAGGGCGTCAGCAACAAGAAGGTGCTCGACCGAGGCATGGTTGGCCACTACGGCGAGGGCGCGCTGAAGACGGCGATGCCCGACGCGAAGACCGGAAACTTCGCGCTCGCGGGTCACCGCAACACACACGGCGAGCCGTTCCGGTACATCAACCGGCTCACGGCCGGCGATCCGATCGTCGTGGAGACGCAGGACAAGTACTACGTCTACAAGATGGCGTCGATCCTGCCGGTGACGTCCCCGAGCAACACCAGCGTCATCGACCCCGTCCCCAACGGTTCCGGTTTCACCGGGCCCGGCCGGTACATCACGCTCACCACGTGCACGCCGGAGTTCACCAGTAAGTACCGGATGATCGTCTGGGGCAAGATGGTCGAGGAACGGCCGCGCAGCAAGGGCAAGCCGGATGCGCTCGTCCAGTAA
- a CDS encoding class E sortase translates to MNVAATTDDTEHDEHTGADAPAPPEARRRPGRIAMAVSVFGELLITAGLVLGLFVVYSLWWTNVVADRKADRQGDKVRDNWAAQKDTGPGALNTKEGIGFLHVPAMKNGEVLVEKGTSAKILNDGVAGYYTDPVKSALPTTGKNGNFSLAAHRDGHGAKFHNIDKVKKGDPIVFETKTKWYVYKVFAVLPETSKYNVKVLSKIPKESGKKKAGHYITLTTCTPVFTSRYRYVVWGELERVDKVDSERTPPKELE, encoded by the coding sequence ATGAACGTGGCAGCGACCACCGACGACACCGAGCACGATGAGCACACCGGCGCGGACGCGCCCGCGCCTCCCGAGGCGCGTCGCCGCCCCGGCCGTATCGCCATGGCGGTCAGTGTCTTCGGCGAGCTCCTGATCACGGCCGGCCTGGTCCTCGGCCTGTTCGTCGTCTACTCCCTGTGGTGGACCAACGTCGTCGCCGACCGCAAGGCGGACCGCCAGGGCGACAAGGTCCGTGACAACTGGGCGGCCCAGAAGGACACCGGGCCCGGTGCGCTGAACACCAAGGAGGGCATCGGCTTCCTCCACGTGCCCGCGATGAAGAACGGCGAGGTCCTGGTCGAGAAGGGCACCTCGGCGAAGATCCTGAACGACGGTGTCGCCGGCTACTACACCGACCCGGTCAAGTCAGCGCTCCCGACCACAGGCAAGAACGGCAACTTCTCGCTCGCCGCCCACCGCGACGGCCACGGCGCGAAGTTCCACAACATCGACAAGGTGAAGAAGGGCGACCCGATCGTCTTCGAGACGAAGACGAAGTGGTACGTCTACAAGGTCTTCGCGGTCCTTCCCGAGACCTCGAAGTACAACGTCAAGGTCCTGTCGAAGATCCCCAAGGAGTCCGGCAAGAAGAAGGCGGGCCACTACATCACCCTGACCACGTGCACGCCGGTGTTCACCTCCCGGTACCGGTACGTGGTGTGGGGCGAACTGGAGCGGGTGGACAAGGTGGACAGCGAGCGGACGCCGCCGAAGGAACTGGAGTGA